The Paracholeplasma brassicae genome includes the window TCAATGCTTGAACAACGTACTTATGTTCTTTTCTTGGTACTAAGATTTGATTATCCAAAATACCCTTTTCAAAAATTCGGTTAAACCTATCCGTCATGTTTGATTGAATGACTTTAATGCGTTCTTCATGCACTCTTGATAAAAAAGGCACTTCTTTGATGCTTTGATTCATAATCGCATCCATCAATTGTTTGGCATCTCTCATGACCTTTAGAATTAAAGACAGTTGAAACCGCATTTGCTCATTAAAATCGCCTTCAATCAAATCGGTTAACAAGATGCCTTCATACGTCTGTAATAAATATAGATAGGTATTTGATATCATCTCATCTTTACTTTTAAAATACTCATATACCGTGCTTTTACCGATGTTTGCTTCTTTTGCAATTTGATTTAAAGAGAGCTCCGATAAATTACTACCATCTTTGATGTGATTAACAACCACTTCAATGATTTTATC containing:
- a CDS encoding TetR/AcrR family transcriptional regulator, with product MIQTKDKIIEVVVNHIKDGSNLSELSLNQIAKEANIGKSTVYEYFKSKDEMISNTYLYLLQTYEGILLTDLIEGDFNEQMRFQLSLILKVMRDAKQLMDAIMNQSIKEVPFLSRVHEERIKVIQSNMTDRFNRIFEKGILDNQILVPRKEHKYVVQALISGLILQQANNDMKMNDEEALEFTLEQLKKILN